From the Lactuca sativa cultivar Salinas chromosome 9, Lsat_Salinas_v11, whole genome shotgun sequence genome, the window TAGATAGCggcaatttaattatttttatacatttattGGTGTGACAAACCAACAATCTTTAAGATATTAACTATTaatcaaatttttaaaaattaaaataaaagttGATGGATTAAGCTAACCAACTTGAGGCGTTTTTGACTTGTCGTAAAATTTTATCCACTTTAACTTGTAATTAGTTAAGGTAATTTGAGCAAACCTTATGTTCACATGTTACGCAAACAATCAACGAAAAAACATAGAATTAACATGGTTCGATGTAACTTATGTCCACGAGTAAGAACCGAAGAACTTTACTGCTAGTCGACTGTCAAAGTAATTATTTTGGAATCCTTAACCTTCTTCAAACGCTTATTTCGAACTGCCATCCAGGTTTCTTCGCTTCGTAAATCAATCTTCTTTACACAAATAGCAATGACAAAATTCAAGATATAAATTGAATCAATGTTTTGCTAAATGGACTTTTGTAATtgtttataaaataaaggaaagatAAAAGCGTGTGTTAATATAAACCTATTTCAACCAACGGAAACGCTTCTTATGttcttatacttatatatatataactcaccCAAATTTACCAAGAGAAGAGAATAACCAGATACAGAAAAGAATCAAAGATACTAGTTAGCTATCATCTGGGAATGCTTATTGAAATGCTTGCATTAATCAAAAtcataagaaatcaaagtacattgAAGGTCATTAGACTGGAATCCAAATTAACAAACAGAAATCAAACATATAAATCCAAATAGGAATATAAATCGATACGGGCAATCCTTCTTCTCCGAATCGAACATAAAAATTACTCCTCTTCTTCACCACCACCCTCTTCCTCATAGTCCTGCTCTTCCTCCGCTGTTGCATCCTGATACTGTTGATACTCCGCCACCAAATCATTCATGTTACTTTCAGCCtctgtaaactccatttcatcCATTCCCTCTCCTGTATACCAATGCAAGAAAGCCTTGCGCCTAAACATGGCAGTAAACTGCTCACTCACTCGTTTAAACATCTCTTGAATAGAAGTCGAGTTTCCAACAAAAGTCGAAGACATTTTCAGCCCAGTTGGAGGAATATCACAAACGCTTGATTTCACATTATTTGGAATCCACTCAACGAAATACGACGAGTTCTTGTTTTGAACATTGATCATTTGTTCGTCTACTTCCTTGGTACTCATCTTCCCCCTGAACATGGCAGATGCCGTCAGATATCGGCCATGTCTAGGGTCCGCTGCACACATCATGTTCTTAGCATCCCACATCTGCTGAGTCAACTCTGGGACGCTAAGAGAGATGTATTGCTGGGACCCACGAGAAGTTAAGGGTGCGAACCCCACCATGAAGAAATGGAGACGTGGGAATGGGATTAGGTTAACCGCTAGCTTACGAAGGTCAGAATTCAATTGACCAGGGAATCGCAAGCAACATGTTACACCGCTCATGGTTGCGGAGATCAAATGGTTTAAATCACCAACtataatataaaaaattcatCAATCCTTAAACTTCACATCAAAATATTAAACCATGCATGTTAAACATAAAGACGAGATGAATTCTACTTACAACTTGGTGTGGTGAGTTTCAAAGTCCTGAAACAAATGTCATAAAGAGCCTCGTTGTCGAGGACCATGCATTCATCAGCATTCTCGACCAATTGGTGCACTGAAAGTGTCGCATTGTAGGGTTCAACAACAGTGTCGGATACCTTTGGTGAAGGGAAAACGGAGAATGTGAGCATCATCCTGTCTGGGTATTCCTCTCGAATCTTGGAGATCAAGAGTGTCCCCATACCAGAACCTGTTCCACCTCCAAGCGAGTGACATACCTGAAAACCTGTCACAATATAGCACACATGCATCAAGGGTAGAGATCATATCAATAAGGTGTTTTGTATGAACGTCATTGCAAGGTCAGAGATCATCCAATAATTTATACGATTCATGGATGTATAAACTTTCAGGTTTACATGTACCTTGCAACGCATCGCAATTCTCAGCCTCCTTGCGAACGACATCAAGCACAGAATCAATCAATTCAGCGCCTTCTGTATAATGCCCCTTGGCCCAGTTATTACCGGCGCCGGACTGGCCAAAAACGAAGTTATCAGGCCTGAAGATCTGGCCGTAGGGACCAGATCTGATGCTGTCCATGGTGCCAGGCTCGAGATCCATAAGCACAGCACGGGGAACATAACGGCCGCCGGAGGCTTCATTGTAGTAAACGTTGATACGCTCAAGCTGGAGATCGGCGGTGGTACCATTGTATTGGCCGGAGGGATCAATACCATGTTCGTCGCAGATGACCTCCCAAAACTTTGCACCGATTTGGTTGCCGCATTGGCCTCCTTGTATGTTTAAGATTTCTCTCATTTTCGGGATGATGAAGGGATTGCAATGGATCCAAAGAGGGAAGAGGGAGAATATTTGAAGTGAAAGGAAGAGGTCATAATGTCATAATATTATTAGCGGGAGGAAGTTAAGGGCTAACGTTGGTATCGCGGGTTCACGGAGAAGGTTGTGGTCGTCGGTTATTTGTTCAATTTTTTTCTCAACCGCCGCCTTTCCATTTTTGTTGGTCGCTCAATGcttgtttttaatttattttttaaatttgattaaaaaaatataatttttatttatttataagaatAGAAAAATGAACGTACAAGCTCAATCAAGTTTTCAAAccgtttattttgtttatttaagaaacccaacgaacttaacattttgtctaaaagaATTCAACGAAATATTCAAACCGTTCAAAAACTTTaatcatgttttgtctgttcaaaatGTTAAGTTTGTGGGGTTcttttgaacagacaaaacatgattgatATTTTTTGAACATTTTAGAAACTTCGTTGATCTTACAACAATATAGTAATAACCCATCTTATCTGTTTCTCTTTTTTGACTTCCATATAATTAAACAAAAGTATAACTTAGTTGAGTTTTTTTGGACAAAACATGATTTGAGTTTTTTGAACCGTTTGGAAACTTCGTTCGACTCGTAAGCCATTTTCTATGGGAAAATGGAGTAATTCAAATGCTAATTTGTTAATAATTGACAATGAGGCAAAATTGAACGGAAGTATATTCAAATGTGTATAAAGTTATATAAATTGTTTTATTCGatggaaatttgaattttgttttataaatatagtttttaattatatctaattcataaattttttttttttcaatcctCGAAAATTACTCCTTACCTCATTTCAATATATATCCCTACATAAAAGTTTTACATGAATGTAGTGGGTAAACGAGAAACAAATTGTGTCGCAACTCCTTCTTGgatgacaaaactaattcttttaaaaacaGTATGCATAGATCTTGAGGTCATAACATTAATATGCATGAACTATTGAACTCTATTGATATTGAGA encodes:
- the LOC111921193 gene encoding tubulin beta chain, producing MREILNIQGGQCGNQIGAKFWEVICDEHGIDPSGQYNGTTADLQLERINVYYNEASGGRYVPRAVLMDLEPGTMDSIRSGPYGQIFRPDNFVFGQSGAGNNWAKGHYTEGAELIDSVLDVVRKEAENCDALQGFQVCHSLGGGTGSGMGTLLISKIREEYPDRMMLTFSVFPSPKVSDTVVEPYNATLSVHQLVENADECMVLDNEALYDICFRTLKLTTPSFGDLNHLISATMSGVTCCLRFPGQLNSDLRKLAVNLIPFPRLHFFMVGFAPLTSRGSQQYISLSVPELTQQMWDAKNMMCAADPRHGRYLTASAMFRGKMSTKEVDEQMINVQNKNSSYFVEWIPNNVKSSVCDIPPTGLKMSSTFVGNSTSIQEMFKRVSEQFTAMFRRKAFLHWYTGEGMDEMEFTEAESNMNDLVAEYQQYQDATAEEEQDYEEEGGGEEEE